Part of the Ammospiza nelsoni isolate bAmmNel1 chromosome 6, bAmmNel1.pri, whole genome shotgun sequence genome is shown below.
ATCTCCAAAAAATTGTATCCCCACCCTGTGCCAAACTAAGCAGGAGAaacagagggagagggaaggatgtGTAGTTGGTGAGCAGCATATTTAGTGTCTGTTTCTGTCTGCTACAGTTACACTTAATGTGATACAACACACTAATGTGATTATTTCTTGTATATTTTGacaaatagaattttttttctattttacttttttttttttaatcagtcaCATTAGAAGGTTGTAGCTTGTTATCCAGTAATTTCCATATTGGATGTTaactttgtttttcaaaagGAAGGTAAGGTCCTAACTTGCACATTTTTGTTTACCAAGTGTAACTACTGAGTTTACAGAAAGATGATGACCAATATTTCAGTGTAGCCTACTTGATCTTACTGTATTCAAATTTATCTTATAATCAGGATTTTAGTTTATGCATGTATTAATAGCTACATCTATGGTCTGTGTAGTATTGTGCCTTACAAACACCTTTTTGTGTTTGCCTGAAATATGAACTGTAAGCTAATGTTTTatcttctcttttatttatcTCGGGAACGAGAGGGATCTTCAACATCCCTAAAACCAAGAACCCAATCCATACCCACACAAATATCCACAGAGCTAATGTTACAGGCTGACTAttccattttcaaatgaaagTTCATGTAAACAGAGCTAACAAATTACCTGTCTGAATTAAACACTGAGATTTTTGtttgccttcttttttcccttttactgGTCTCTGGAGTGAACTCAGTCTGCCGTCCTGGGTTAGCAAACTGCAGAGACTTTAAAGCCTTAGCTGTACGGCCCTGAAGGAAGAGAGAATGTCACCACATTAGAAATACAAATCTTATGAAAATATCTAGTCAAGGATATTGTAATAACCTAGATGAATTCTTGACCTGTAATTCTATGACAACTTCAAATCTTTATGCTGGAGAGCTATACCTGTCTCTGAGCCCAGCAACACAAGCTTTGTAGTGGCAGTTTTAATCAATGCTTTCAAACCATCCTCCTAATCACACTGACACGTGATTGAAAAATAcagcaggggagcagctcctAGGATGCCACTCCTCTTTGCTCAGGGTGCAGACTCCCTGTGCACAGCCTGAACGCTGCAGCCAGCAAGGCACCAGCCACATTCCAAGCTCAGCACCTGGAGAAGTGTCCTCCCACACCTGTTCATCAGTGTCCCTGACCTTCACAGCCCAGACACCACAACAGGAGCACACTTAATGCACCTCCCTGCAGGCTCATTTCATAATGAGCTGCAACAGAAAatcccttcttttcctttttaactgaAGAGACATCTTTAGAAGCAGCTTTTGCAGTGCTCAGTTTCAAGCACAGGAGTTTGTTGTTTGCAAGGCTTGAATAACAGCTTAAAATACCAGCAGCAGTCTGGTATCCACATGAATTTATAAGTAGACACAATTTTTCAAAACTCAGAGGCCATATTATTTAATTAGAGAAGATTTTGAGGTTCTCCAAACAAAGGTTTAAATACAGTAAACCTGTACATCTAAAAGACTACATCCTTTCTTATTTCTGggtgagaaaaatgaaatttatgtGGTAGTTATATGAAGTGGAACAGCTTGCAGAGTGCAGAGGGGATTGGAAAACTGATCCATATACATACATCTGGATCCAGCCTTCTCCTCTGTCGCTCCTCAGGTTCCACATCCACACTTCCATTGATGATCTGCATACACTTGGGACAAAGCTTCCAACCAGGCACAAACTGCCTTCCAAACTTGGCACTCAGGAAAGCTGCATCGTCCAAGTCAATGGCTCGCAAGTTTTTCTTTGACAGCTTTCTGTGGATGTTAAAGGGATCACAACAGGATTTTTGTAAGTCTTCAAACCTCTCAATGTAAATTTTGGCGTGGTGGAAGCAGATTGTGTTGTTCTCTGACAGGGTTATGCCAGTCCtcagctgaagcagcaggaggTCAGATGAAGAGATatcttgtttggttttgaggCCAGTGTGACGGGTGTAATAGATCTTGTGGCACTCGTTGGTAGCCTGCAGCTGAACGCCAACTGTACAGGGATCCATCTTGCTTTATCAGAACAACTCAGCTCGTTTATTTTGCCCAAAATAAATCTTTGAAGCCTTCAGGAGTTTCTGTGAAGATCACCCTAGAGAAAGCATTAAAATCAATCAGATTTGCAGCGCAAACTTTTCTCCATAAGCCTGACATACTGGattttagtaatttaaaaaacacataAAGAAAATATAGCGTTCCAGTCCAGATACAACTAAAATTTATACTGGAACTAAACCATGCATTTTATATTCCTTTCAGAGGCTTTATTTTGGGGTCATGTGGCTTTTGTGAGCAGCCCTCTGTTGGGCAGTTATTTCATAGTTAGGCACTAATACCAAATTAAACTACAAAATGCCAAGTGAGCCACTGCAGACTGATGTTGGAACCCTGGAAACTGAgaatttctgtgctggcaggcactgacccccaagagaactgtggaggctgtggagaaggcttccaaaatggaatgacagaactgggattgtggctgtggagtttgaatagaagtgtgtaatatcacagggtggaaaatgCAGAGTTTAAGGTTTCAGAATACAGTAATATACATAAAGCAAGATGAAGGTTCTGGGGTGGAGGctggtccttcttcttcaccttcttctccttgggtttgggtggttttgtgtaattgcaTTAAAAAGTCCACATTGTGGGCACGGGTGGTTGGTTATTGAGTTAAAAGTAACAATAATTTAGGTCTCACACCCTGCTTGTTGTTGTCCTAACACACCAGAGCCTGAGCCCATCTTGCACTATTTTTTTCCACCACAACATAAAAAACAAACTTTTACCAAAAGAAAGGAATCACTTGCTCTCAAATCCTCCAAGAACCTTAATTACAATGAGTGTAGTTTAACTGGGATGCTTATGTTCACCTACACCCTGTTCTGCAAAggcaaaacccagaaaaatggaaaagcagtCTACTGGTTGTGTCTGAGAGGGAATCAAATACTTCACAACAGCTGGTGTGTGAATgatattttaatctttttttaaaagaccaCCTATCAAACTTCACCATCTTAGTGAACCAGCTCTAATGACAATCTTTTATTATTAGCTGCACAAAGTTTGTGTTTCAAGCCACGGTAAGTGGAGCTGCTAATGACCAAAGTTCACTGCAAACGAATTAACATTTGAGCAGCAGTTCAGGCAATACCAAGTGACTTTACTCAAAGAAGTCTGTTCCACCCAGCCTGCTTCAAGTGCTAATGTGCATTTCAGACTCATTCCTGCTGTGGAAGGTGGGGTTCGTGTGTGTGGCTGAAACACACCATGCCAATATACAAGTGATAGTCTGAATTTTCAACATTTGTAAGTCAGGACTCTTGGAAGATGTTCCTATTGAGAAACCCAATTTGtcttctaagaaaaaaaaaaaaaaccaaaacccaaaccaaataaTTATTACAATGTGTGGTATCTGTACCATGCTATGGGATATTAAACTGCACAAAAGCACAAGTCTGTCACCTCGCTTTGTTCAAAGGACACTACTGCTGAGGGAACACGGGGATCTCACCCATTCATCCACAGCAATTCCTGGTGGGAGCTGCAGTTTCTCCTCCGCCTGGAAGGAGCTCACGGCTGCTTTTGCTGTGGCGGAAAGAGGAAAACGCCAGAAACAGCAAAGCCCCGGGGTTTGTGTGCGCGATGTTTTCCAGCGCTCCCCGCACACCCGAGCTCCCTGAGGGGCAGCACGGCGAAGGAGGAGCCCGCCCCACGCCGGCCTGGCAACGTCCCGGCAAAGGAAGGCCCggcccttcctctgcctccgGGCCGCCCCGGTGCCTCCCTCCCCGCCGTGCCGGTACCTGCCCGCGGTGTGTGTCCCGCCGTGTGGGCCGTGTCCCGCTCCGGCCGTGGGCTCCGGCCGTGAGCTCCGTCCCTCCGCGCTgcccggcgggcggcggccATCAAGGGCGCCTCGCCACAGAGCCCGGGGCGGCCGCAGCGGCGCTtccggcgggcgggcggccaCAGCGACACCTGGCGGCGCGGAGGAGCGGCTCCGACCTGAGGGACCCGGTGTTCCCCGGTGTTTCCCGGCACTTCCCAGTGAATCCCGGTGATTCCCGGTGTTTATTTCCCGGTGATTATTCCCGGTGATTCCCGGGGCCGGTGCTGAACGAACGCCCCCGGCGCGGCCGGTGAGCGGAGGGCCGTGGCCCGGTGCAGGCTCCGCCGGGCTGCAGAGCGGCActgagccgggccggggccgcgccggggctCGGGAATTGCCTGTGCGGTCCCGGGAATGCCCTGTGCTATCCCAGGATACCCCGTGCTATCCCGGCAATGCCCTGTGCTGTCCCGGGAGTGGCCCGTGCTGTCCTGGGAATGCCGTGTGCTATCCTGGGATACCCTGTGCTATCTTAGAGTGCTCTCTGCTGTCTCGACAATGCCCTCTGCTGTCCCGGGATACCCCGTGCTATCCTGGCAATGCCCTCGGCTGTCCCGGGATACCCTGTGCTATCCCGGGATACCCTGTGCTGTCTTGGGAATGCCCTGTGCTATCCCGGGAATGCCCTGTGATATCTCGAGAATGCCCTGTGCTATCCCGGGAATGCCCTGTGCTGTCCCGGGATACCCTGTGCTGTCTTGGGAATGCCCTGTGCTATCCCGGGAATGCCCTGTGATATCTCGAGAATGCCCTGTGCTATCCCGGGAATGCCCTGTGCTGTCCCGGGATACTCTGTGCTGTCTTGGGAATGCCCTGTGCTGTCCCGGGAATGCCCTGTGATATCTCGAGAATGCCCTGTGCTATCCCGGGAATGCCCTGTGCTGTCCCGGGATACCCTGTGCTATCCCGGGAATGCCCTGTGATATCTCGGGAATGCCCTGTGCTATCCCGGGAATGCCCTGTGCTATCCCGGGATACCCTGTGCTGTCTTGGGAATGCCCTGTGCTATCCCGGGAATGCCCTGTGCTGTCCCGGGATACCCTGTGCTATCCCGGGAATGCCCTGTGATATCTCGGGAATGCCCTGTGCTATCCCGGGAATGCCCTGTGATATCTCGAGAATGCCCTGTGCTATCCCGGGAATGCCCTGTGCTGTCCCGGGATACCCTGTGCTATCCCGGGAATGCCCTGTGATATCTCGGGAATGCCCTGTGCTATCCCGGGAATGCCCTGTGATATCTCGAGAATGCCCTGTGATATCTCGGGAATGCCCTGTGCTGTCCCGGGATACTCTGTGCTATCCCGGGAATGCCCTGTGCTATCCCGGGAATGCCCTGTGCTGTCCCGGGATACTCTGTGCTGTCTTGGGAATGCCCTGTGCTATCCCGGGAATGCCCTGTGATATCTCGAGAATGCCCTGTGATATCTCGGGAATGCCCTGTGCTATCCCGGGAATGCCCTGTGCTGTCTCAGGATTCCCTGTTGTGAAAAAATGCCAAtaacttgttttaaaaattttttaaagtttaatagtaataaaatggttaaaaagaatagtaacacaattagagtaataacaatttggaaaaattgaattaggacaatatgagacaataaaaacaaagagttacagacgtGCGGgcacctttttctgggcagcacgagcccaaaaaaggacccctgctaacaaaggattaacccttaaaaacaatagcctgtttcatattcatacacttcatacatgatgcataaattccattcaaacacaggattttgTCTGGTCATtttcaacttcttccttctaatcctaacagcaccttcaaggtgggaagaagtttgtttcttctgataagaaggcaataaattcgTTTccctgaaagatttaggtgtcctgtggctgctatctgcTGCGAGTGcctcatttctttctttaaaaaaacccactaatatagttcttattttaacaaattttataacctaaaactatatttaacacattatttaagagaattaatacagcatttctttcgaacacaacacatataatattcattttaatatttgcaagaAGCCAGTCATataatacatgcatttttcatgcttgtgcTATCCCGGGATACCCTGTGCGGTGTCAGGATAGCCTGTGCTGTCCTGGAAAAGCCCTGTACTATGCCAGGTGTCACCTGTGCCGTTCCAGGACACCCTGTGCTtcccccaggtccctcagccTCTATTTCTCATCTCaccccagccccaaaatcaGTTCTTACCAAAGCTGTTCTttgtttcaaataaataaataaataaaaccaaacccccTCAAATCTGTCTCTTCATTCAGGGGAAAAACGCAACAAGGCCTTTGGGTCACCAGAACGTCCCTCAAAAGTCTGTCACTCATTTTTGGTCATCAGAACCTCCCGCAAAATCTGTCACTCTTTTTTGGTCACCACAACGTCCCTCAAAAGTCTGTCACTCTTTTTTTGGTCACCACAACGTCCCTCAAAAGTCTGTCACTCTTTTTTTGGTCACCACAACGTCCCTCAAAATCTGTC
Proteins encoded:
- the ARL14EP gene encoding ARL14 effector protein, producing the protein MDPCTVGVQLQATNECHKIYYTRHTGLKTKQDISSSDLLLLQLRTGITLSENNTICFHHAKIYIERFEDLQKSCCDPFNIHRKLSKKNLRAIDLDDAAFLSAKFGRQFVPGWKLCPKCMQIINGSVDVEPEERQRRRLDPDGRTAKALKSLQFANPGRQTEFTPETSKREKRRQTKISVFNSDRQVIPAKSKVYDSQGLLLYSGMDLCDCLDEDCLGCFYACPKCGSNKCGTECRCDRKWLYEQIEIEGGEIIRNKHVG